The Lactuca sativa cultivar Salinas chromosome 2, Lsat_Salinas_v11, whole genome shotgun sequence genome includes the window TGTGAAGGAGAGCCCGATCAAAGGTGGAAGTACAAAGAAACCACCGATGCCGGGCGGAGGTGGGGCTAAGGTTGGTAATAATCACGGAGATGGTGGGTGGGATGATCACTGGGGGGATAGCAATTTCGATGATGATAGTGTCAGATCTACGGATAATATGAGGAGGAATCAGACGGTTGGAGATTTCAGGAGCGGTAGTGCTGCTGGTGCCGCGCCAGCTAGGTCAAGATCTACGCAGAGTTTGTATACACAGTCGCAATTAGAGGCGTCTGCTGCCTCAAAGGAGGATTTTTTTGCACGGAGGATGGCGGAGAATGAATCAAGGCCGGAGGGATTGCCGCCCAACAAGGGTGGGAAGTATGTCGGGTTCGGGTCGTCCCCTAATAACATGCCACGAAGTAATTCTCAAGCAGATGTTTTCTCTTCGGTCACTCAGGTACACTGGACTGTATGCAAAGTTCTGAATTTAGATTTTCGAAATCTTGGATTATTTACTATCAGTTTCTGTTTGTTGTGTCTATCCTGATTATCTCTTGTTGAATTTCACATAAAATCCTAATGAGCTTTTCTCTCTTTAATATGATAGATGCATATATGTAGTGTTCGATAATGATTATACATAGTTGAGTGAGTGTGAGGGTTCCAtgatacatatctatataaataTCTGATATTGGTCAGATAGGTTATTTGATGCTGATTGTATGAAAAATCATATGTTTGTGCAGGGACTTGGTAAGTTATCCGTTGTTGCTGCATCTGCTGCACAGTCAGCTGCCAACGTGGTTCAAGCTGGTACTAAGGAATTCACTACAAAGGTTTATAATTTCACAACGAAGGATTCACACATACACATATGCTCTTTTTTATCTGTGTGATTCATATCCCCAAGGTCCCAACCAATttagaatttttatttttatttttttaggtgAGAGATGGGGGCTATGATCACAAGGTAAATGAGACCGTGAATGTTGTGACTGCAAAAACAACTGAAATCGGACAGATGACATGGGGCCTCATGAGAGGTGTTGTGGCTTTGGCTACACAGAAGGTAGAAGAGTTTACCAAAGAAGGTCAAGGTCAAGGTCCCGGTCCCTCTTGGAATGATACACAATCAAGAGATGGGTTTTATCAGGAGTCAAAAGGCTGGAATCCCAATTCCAACTCCAACTCCAACGGAACCTCAAATGGCAGGAATGGAGTCTCCAAGAGCTCCTCGGGCAGAAATGTGAATTCGGTTGGTGGTGGTGCTTGGGATGATTGGGATAATGATGGTTATAGAAAGCCAGCATCTGAAACTACTAGTGTATCATCTCATAAAGGGGGTGACAGCTGGGCAGGGTGGGATGATGAtaaagatgatgatgatggtttCTACCAGAAACCATCCAATGGTAAAACCCCTGTCCGTAATGGGGGAAAATCAACGGATTCAGATTGGTCGGGGGCAGGTTTTCACTGAGGTTAGTGGTTTGTActttatactttatatatatgTACAATTAATTGGTCAACATGTGTTGGGGAGCTATCAACTAATTGCCCAACTAAAACAGAAATTGTATACGATGAAGAGTTGGAGTTCTTTTGGCTTTCCGTTTTTATGATTCTAGTCATGTAATTTGGTATAAAAAACATAAACCATTTGTTAATTGTTGGTAAGAATTTCAATTGGAAGTCTTTAGTTCTTTCCCTTGGGGATAGTTAGTCCGAT containing:
- the LOC111911735 gene encoding ADP-ribosylation factor GTPase-activating protein AGD7, with product MAASRRLRDLQSQPGNKICVDCSQKNPQWASVSYGIFMCLECSGKHRGLGVHISFVRSVTMDSWSEIQLRKMESGGNEKLNNFLSEYGIPKETDIIAKYNSNGASVYRDRIQALAEGKQWRDPPVVKESPIKGGSTKKPPMPGGGGAKVGNNHGDGGWDDHWGDSNFDDDSVRSTDNMRRNQTVGDFRSGSAAGAAPARSRSTQSLYTQSQLEASAASKEDFFARRMAENESRPEGLPPNKGGKYVGFGSSPNNMPRSNSQADVFSSVTQGLGKLSVVAASAAQSAANVVQAGTKEFTTKVRDGGYDHKVNETVNVVTAKTTEIGQMTWGLMRGVVALATQKVEEFTKEGQGQGPGPSWNDTQSRDGFYQESKGWNPNSNSNSNGTSNGRNGVSKSSSGRNVNSVGGGAWDDWDNDGYRKPASETTSVSSHKGGDSWAGWDDDKDDDDGFYQKPSNGKTPVRNGGKSTDSDWSGAGFH